The following are encoded together in the Gasterosteus aculeatus chromosome 7, fGasAcu3.hap1.1, whole genome shotgun sequence genome:
- the synj1 gene encoding synaptojanin-1 isoform X6: MAFSKGYRIYHKLDPPPYSVIVETRSREECLMFESGAVAVLSAAEKEAIKNSYAKILDAYGVLGVLRLNLGDSMLHSLVVVTGCSSVGKVQDSEVFRVTQTDFISLNNDPGDEDRIAEVRKVLNSGHFYFAWSATGVSMDLSLNAHRRILEDTTDNRFFWNQSLHLHLKHYGVNCDDWLLRLMCGGVEVRTIYAGHKQAKACIFSRLSSERAGTRFNVRGTNDDGQVANFVETEQVIFLDDKVSSFIQIRGSIPLFWEQPGIQVGSHRVKLSRGFEANAPAFERHFTALRRLYGKQVIINLLGGKEGEHMLSKAFQSHLKASEHTAAVKMVNFDYHQNVKGGKADKLHSVLKPYLTKFIDECGFFYYSGETGIVRTQGGTLRTNCLDCLDRTNSVQAFFALEMLPKQLEEMSLTEKPQLVARFQEVFRTMWSANGDSVSKIYAGTGALDGKAKAGKLKDGARSVTRTIQNNFFDSSKQEAIDILRLGSTLNSDLADKARALLTTSSLYASPRVLLGMCQNHHKYTRPKQIRVCVGTWNVNGGKQFRSIAFRNQTLNDWLLDAPKKAGHPEFQDSKANPIDIFAIGFEEMVELNAGNIVSASTTNQKLWAAELQKNISRDHKYVLLASEQLVGVCLFVFIRPQHAPFIRDVAVDTVKTGMGGATGNKGGVAIRLLFHTTSICFVCSHFAAGQSQVKERNDDYSEITRRLTFPMGRLLYSHDYVFWCGDFNYRISMPNEEVKELIKQQNWDALTAGDQLLDQKNAGLVFRGFIEGKLDFAPTYKYDLFSEDYDTSEKCRTPAWTDRILWKRRKWNFNQTAEAMNVVGAASTSGETDDDPDNPWSAGTLKYYGRAELKTSDHRPVVSIIDVDILEVDPEARHQVYKEVIALQGPPDGTILVSLCSSGPDDYFDDALIDELLDKFAQFGEVILIRFVEEKMWVTFLEGYSALAALSLSASTVLGKMLDIRLKSPGWIKSLEEEMSVERICGSIPTSASSTLLAEDTDMGDDDYDMEGDVEDEVEEILPQHLQPGAGSGPGSSPLPSPRGSPCPSPTHGEPVAPGRSGRGGQPSRPSQEDLSPSPVRREFPGPPVDFQPGAPTSLEPKRPPPPRPHAPPARPAPPQRPPPPSGGMSPMPVRKGSADCGEFPSPLFGRRGSQGAKSPALPRPDADWGEFPSPLFGRRGSHGNWPGGAKSPALPRPDAARGQVAVGAPGPGGAPRPNIPPRAGVISVPPQSRPQPPSHPGAPRPIPEVHPGAPRPIPDTHPGAPRPVATGQVKPTDLPLGPPSSGPPPAEPAAARPQAPSPMQAPMQPQKAAPTAQAPSPMQPQPAAPMGQAPSPMQTPMQTPMQTPMQPQQATPTGQVPSAMQPQHAGPTVQLPPPMQPTYSQPQQAPKAGPLAAATAGSPQGLSSPKAPPRSRSSHALPPDAAKSETAPAMQTNGLNGIQREAQWKPDPLDTLASGFLSSSSSSSSSFSSSWHTTQSLTRGSSLRSPPSAPSSTAAASCPLPPSTSFHPSALYPSSSPSFSLSTPSPVVAASLLPPPPAPSRSRSQETLRASPGPFLTDPLPARPNSTNPFTGPVPLQQHRRPLTPDFSVQRPAPTPSVQRTTSALSQPLVPAAHAFQLQRAASLFDPPSAVPSAPAPLLPAGPSPFPSLPLAPAACIPPVLAPRRQPSPPGGKPKPRWVTFDDDLDFRPPTKGPQAPVLPASYLVPQILPSSFVFDSEPDWLTSAPSVFPTLPPPTPSRTVNSNAKPPGGPGSDCFPPRDPS; this comes from the exons ATGGCCTTCAGCAAGGGATATCGCATCTACCACaagctggacccccccccctacagtGTCATAGTGGAAACCAGGAGCCGGGAAGAATGCCTCATGTTTGAATCCGGCGCCGTCGCTGTTCTGT CGGCGGCAGAGAAGGAGGCCATTAAAAACTCCTACGCCAAGATCCTCGATGCTTATGGCGTCCTGGGCGTCCTCCGCCTGAACCTGG GGGACTCCATGCTCCACAGTCTGGTGGTTGTGACAGGATGCAGCTCTGTGGGGAAGGTGCAGGACTCTGAGGTTTTCAGGGTCACACAGACAGACTTTATATCCCTGAATAATGATCCAGGGGACGAAGACCGGATCGCTGAAGTGCGAAAGGTCTTGAACTCTGGACACTTCTACTTTGCCTGGTCTGCCACTGGTGTCAGCATGGACTTGAGTCTCAATGCACATCGCAGGATCCTAGAGGACACTACGGATAACCGCTTCTTTTG GAACCAATCTCTGCACCTGCACCTGAAGCACTACGGAGTGAACTGCGACGACTGGCTCCTGAGGCTGATGTGTGGTGGTGTGGAGGTCAGGACCATCTATGCAGGCCACAAACAGGCCAAGGCCTGCATCTTCTCCCGCCTCAGCTCGGAGCGGGCCGGCACTCGATTCAACGTCCGAGGAACCAACGACGACGGACAGGTGGCCAACTTTGTGGAGACTGAACAG GTTATTTTCCTGGATGACAAAGTCTCGTCCTTCATACAGATCCGTGGGTCCATTCCCCTTTTCTGGGAACAGCCAGGAATCCAG GTCGGTTCTCATCGTGTCAAACTCTCGAGGGGATTCGAGGCAAATGCTCCAGCCTTCGAAAG GCACTTTACAGCACTGCGGAGGTTGTACGGCAAACAGGTGATCATCAACCTGCTCGGGGGTAAGGAAGGGGAACACATGCTCAGCAAAGCTTTTCAG agTCACCTGAAGGCATCAGAGCACACGGCGGCTGTGAAGATGGTTAACTTTGACTACCATCAAAATGTGAAGGGGGGCAAAGCAGACAAACTCCACAGTGTCCTCAAACCTTACCTCACCAAGTTCATCGACGAGTGTGGCTTCTTCTACTACTCTGGAGAGACCGGCATTGTGAG GACTCAGGGTGGGACCCTTAGGACCAACTGCCTGGACTGCTTGGATAGAACCAACAGTGTCCAGGCCTTCTTTGCACTGGAG ATGCTGCCgaagcagctggaggaaatGAGTCTCACAGAGAAGCCCCAGCTGGTGGCCAGGTTCCAGGAGGTCTTCAGGACCATGTGGTCTGCCAATGGGGACTCCGTCAGTAAGATCTACGCGGGGACCGGTGCCCTGGATGGCAAGGCCAAG GCGGGGAAGCTAAAAGATGGCGCTCGCTCTGTGACCAGGACCATCCAGAACAACTTCTTTGACAGCTCCAAGCAGGAGGCCATCGACATCCTGAGGCTGGGCTCCACGCTCAACAGTGACTTGGCAGATAAGGCTCGGGCCTTGCTCACCACTTCCAGTCTTTATG CCTCCCCAAGAGTATTGCTGGGAATGTGTCAGAACCACCATAAATACACAAGGCCCAAGCAGATCCGGGTGTGCGTCGGCACCTGGAATGTCAACGGGGGTAAACAATTTCGCAGCATTGCCTTCCGCAACCAGACTCTCAACGACTGGCTGTTGGACGCTCCAAAGAAGGCGGGGCATCCTGAGTTCCAGG ACAGCAAAGCAAACCCCATAGATATCTTTGCCATCGGTTTTGAGGAAATGGTCGAACTAAATGCTGGAAATATCGTCAGTGCCAG CACTACGAACCAGAAACTGTGGGCCGCTGAgctacaaaaaaacatttcgcGGGACCACAAGTATGTGCTGCTTGCTTCAGAGCAGCTGGTgggagtgtgtctgtttgtcttcatccgCCCGCAGCACGCGCCCTTCATCAG GGACGTTGCTGTTGATACTGTCAAGACTGGCATGGGCGGGGCCACAGGCAACAAAGGAGGTGTGGCCATCCGCCTGCTCTTCCATACCACCAGCATCTGCTTCGTCTGCTCCCACTTTGCAGCCGGCCAGTCACAGGTCAAGGAGAGGAATGACGACTACAGCGAGATCACACGCAGACTCACCTTCcccatg GGTCGTCTGCTGTACTCGCACGACTACGTTTTCTGGTGCGGGGACTTCAACTATCGAATCAGCATGCCCAACGAGGAAGTGAAAGAGCTGATCAAACAGCAGAACTGGGATGCCTTGACAGCTGGGGACCAGTTGTTGGACCAGAAGAATGCTGGTTTG GTGTTCCGGGGTTTCATCGAGGGGAAGTTGGATTTTGCTCCCACCTATAAATATGACCTCTTCTCTGAAGATTATGACACCAGTGAGAAGTGCCGCACACCAGCCTGGACTGACCGCATCCTCTGGAAGAGGAGAAAGTGGAACTTTAACCAAACAG CTGAGGCGATGAATGTAGTAGGAGCAGCTTCTACATCTGGGGAGACCGACGACGATCCAGATAACCCCTGGAGCGCTGGCACTCTGAAGTACTATGGCAGGGCTGAGCTTAAGACCTCGGACCACAG GCCCGTTGTTTCCATAATAGACGTGGACATCCTGGAGGTCGACCCGGAGGCGCGGCACCAGGTCTACAAGGAAGTCATTGCCCTGCAGGGGCCTCCGGACGGCACCATCCTGGTGTCGCTCTGCTCCTCCGGCCCGGACGACTACTTTGACGATGCTCTCATAGACGAGCTGCTGGACAAGTTTGCTCAATTCGGAGAGGTCATCCTCATCAG GTTTGTCGAGGAGAAGATGTGGGTGACTTTCCTGGAAGGTTACTCTGCTCTCGCTGCGCTTTCTCTCAGCGCTTCCACT GTCCTCGGCAAGATGCTCGACATCCGTCTGAAGAGTCCCGGCTGGATCAAgagtctggaggaggagatgagtgTGGAGAGAATCTGTGGAAGCATCCCCACCTCTGCCAGCTCCACCCTGCTCGCCGAGGACACGGACATGGGCGATGATGATTATGACATGGAAG GGGATGTCGAagacgaggtggaggagatcCTCCCCCAGCATCTTCAGCCTGGAGCCGGCTCGGGCCCTGGatcctcccctctgccctccCCCCGCGGTAGTCCCtgtccctcccccacccacggAGAACCCGTGGCCCCCGGCAGGTCTGGTCGCGGAGGACAACCGTCCCGTCCATCACAAG AAGATTTAAGCCCGTCACCAGTGAGGAGAGAATTTCCAG gGCCTCCTGTTGACTTCCAGCCTGGTGCCCCCACATCTCTAGAGCCCAAACGCCCGCCCCCGCCTCGTCCCCACGCCCCCCCAGCCAGACCAGCACCTCCCCAGCGCCCACCGCCACCTTCAG GAGGCATGAGCCCTATGCCAGTTAGGAAGGGCTCTGCAG ACTGTGGCGAGTTTCCCAGCCCACTGTTTGGTAGGAGAGGCAGTCAAG GAGCAAAAAGCCCCGCTCTCCCTCGGCCAGATGCAG ACTGGGGCGAGTTTCCCAGCCCACTGTTTGGTAGGAGAGGCAGTCACGGTAACTGGCCAGGCG GAGCAAAAAGCCCCGCTCTCCCTCGGCCAGATGCAG CTCGAGGTCAGGTGGCAGTGGGAGCTCCTGGACCTGGAGGTGCTCCCAGACCC AATATCCCTCCTCGAGCCGGGGTAATCAGTGTGCCTCCTCAGTCTCGCCCGCAACCTCCCTCTCATCCCGGAGCACCCAGACCCATCCCGGAGGTGCATCCCGGGGCCCCTCGGCCCATCCCAGACACCCACCCTGGAGCCCCTCGACCTGTGGCCACTGGCCAGGTCAAACCGACTGACCTTCCTCTGG GTCCCCCCTCCTCGGGCCCCCCTCCTGCAGAGCCCGCTGCAGCAAGACCCCAGGCTCCATCCCCTATGCAGGCACCCATGCAGCCCCAAAAAGCCGCCCCTACGGCTCAGGCTCCATCACCGATGCAGCCCCAGCCAGCCGCCCCTATGGGTCAGGCTCCATCGCCCATGCAGACGCCCATGCAGACGCCCATGCAGACGCCCATGCAGCCCCAACAAGCGACCCCTACGGGTCAGGTTCCATCGGCCATGCAGCCCCAACACGCCGGCCCTACGGTTCAGCTCCCACCACCGATGCAGCCCACGTACTCACAGCCACAGCAGGCCCCTAAAGCGGGGCCCCTCGCCGCCGCCACGGCTGGCTCTCCACAAGGTCTGTCCTCTCCTAAGGCCCCGCCTCGTTCCCgctcctctcacgctctgcCACCTGATGCTGCCAAGTCCGAGACGGCCCCGGCTATGCAG ACCAACGGACTGAATGGAATCCAAAGAGAAGCACAATGGAAGCCCGACCCCCTCGACACACTTGCTTctggtttcctctcctcctcctcctcctcgtcctcctcgttctcctcgtCCTGGCACACCACCCAGTCTCTGACCCGGGGCTCCTCCCTgcgctctcccccctctgctccctcgTCCACGGCCGCCGCCTcctgccctctccctccctccacctccttccatccctccgCTCTCTATCCGTCGTcgtccccctccttctccctttccaCCCCGTCCCCCGTCGTCGCCGCCTCCTTGCTCCCGCCTCCTCCGGCGCCGTCTCGCAGCCGCTCGCAGGAGACGCTGCGCGCCTCCCCCGGCCCCTTCCTGACCGACCCGCTGCCCGCCCGCCCGAACAGCACCAATCCCTTCACAGGCCCCGTGCCGCTTCAGCAGCACCGCCGCCCGCTCACGCCGGACTTCAGCGTCCAGCGTCCCGCCCCGACGCCCAGCGTTCAGAGGACCACGTCCGCTCTCTCCCAACCACTCGTCCCCGCCGCGCACGCCTTCCAGCTCCAGAGGGCCGCGTCCCTGTTCGACCCGCCATCCGCTGTTCCTTCGGCGCCGGCCCCTCTGCTCCCCGCCGGCCCGTCCCCTTTCCCCTCCCTGCCGCTGGCGCCGGCCGCGTGCATCCCGCCCGTCCTCGCGCCCCGTCGCCAGCCGTCTCCTCCGGGGGGGAAACCGAAGCCGCGCTGGGTCACTTTTGACGACGATTTGGACTTTCGACCTCCGACCAAAGGGCCGCAGGCCCCCGTCCTCCCCGCCAGCTACCTAGTGCCCCAAATTCTGCCCTCGAGCTTCGTGTTTGACTCCGAGCCCGACTGGTTGACCTCGGCCCCTTCGGTGTTCCCGACCCTACCTCCTCCCACCCCGAGTAGAACTGTGAACAGTAACGCGAAGCCCCCAGGGGGCCCCGGCAGCGACTGCTTCCCCCCCAGGGATCCCTCTTAA
- the synj1 gene encoding synaptojanin-1 isoform X11 — protein sequence MAFSKGYRIYHKLDPPPYSVIVETRSREECLMFESGAVAVLSAAEKEAIKNSYAKILDAYGVLGVLRLNLGDSMLHSLVVVTGCSSVGKVQDSEVFRVTQTDFISLNNDPGDEDRIAEVRKVLNSGHFYFAWSATGVSMDLSLNAHRRILEDTTDNRFFWNQSLHLHLKHYGVNCDDWLLRLMCGGVEVRTIYAGHKQAKACIFSRLSSERAGTRFNVRGTNDDGQVANFVETEQVIFLDDKVSSFIQIRGSIPLFWEQPGIQVGSHRVKLSRGFEANAPAFERHFTALRRLYGKQVIINLLGGKEGEHMLSKAFQSHLKASEHTAAVKMVNFDYHQNVKGGKADKLHSVLKPYLTKFIDECGFFYYSGETGIVRTQGGTLRTNCLDCLDRTNSVQAFFALEMLPKQLEEMSLTEKPQLVARFQEVFRTMWSANGDSVSKIYAGTGALDGKAKAGKLKDGARSVTRTIQNNFFDSSKQEAIDILRLGSTLNSDLADKARALLTTSSLYASPRVLLGMCQNHHKYTRPKQIRVCVGTWNVNGGKQFRSIAFRNQTLNDWLLDAPKKAGHPEFQDSKANPIDIFAIGFEEMVELNAGNIVSASTTNQKLWAAELQKNISRDHKYVLLASEQLVGVCLFVFIRPQHAPFIRDVAVDTVKTGMGGATGNKGGVAIRLLFHTTSICFVCSHFAAGQSQVKERNDDYSEITRRLTFPMGRLLYSHDYVFWCGDFNYRISMPNEEVKELIKQQNWDALTAGDQLLDQKNAGLVFRGFIEGKLDFAPTYKYDLFSEDYDTSEKCRTPAWTDRILWKRRKWNFNQTAEAMNVVGAASTSGETDDDPDNPWSAGTLKYYGRAELKTSDHRPVVSIIDVDILEVDPEARHQVYKEVIALQGPPDGTILVSLCSSGPDDYFDDALIDELLDKFAQFGEVILIRFVEEKMWVTFLEGYSALAALSLSASTVLGKMLDIRLKSPGWIKSLEEEMSVERICGSIPTSASSTLLAEDTDMGDDDYDMEGDVEDEVEEILPQHLQPGAGSGPGSSPLPSPRGSPCPSPTHGEPVAPGRSGRGGQPSRPSQEDLSPSPVRREFPGPPVDFQPGAPTSLEPKRPPPPRPHAPPARPAPPQRPPPPSDCGEFPSPLFGRRGSQGAKSPALPRPDADWGEFPSPLFGRRGSHGNWPGGAKSPALPRPDAARGQVAVGAPGPGGAPRPNIPPRAGVISVPPQSRPQPPSHPGAPRPIPEVHPGAPRPIPDTHPGAPRPVATGQVKPTDLPLGPPSSGPPPAEPAAARPQAPSPMQAPMQPQKAAPTAQAPSPMQPQPAAPMGQAPSPMQTPMQTPMQTPMQPQQATPTGQVPSAMQPQHAGPTVQLPPPMQPTYSQPQQAPKAGPLAAATAGSPQGLSSPKAPPRSRSSHALPPDAAKSETAPAMQTNGLNGIQREAQWKPDPLDTLASGFLSSSSSSSSSFSSSWHTTQSLTRGSSLRSPPSAPSSTAAASCPLPPSTSFHPSALYPSSSPSFSLSTPSPVVAASLLPPPPAPSRSRSQETLRASPGPFLTDPLPARPNSTNPFTGPVPLQQHRRPLTPDFSVQRPAPTPSVQRTTSALSQPLVPAAHAFQLQRAASLFDPPSAVPSAPAPLLPAGPSPFPSLPLAPAACIPPVLAPRRQPSPPGGKPKPRWVTFDDDLDFRPPTKGPQAPVLPASYLVPQILPSSFVFDSEPDWLTSAPSVFPTLPPPTPSRTVNSNAKPPGGPGSDCFPPRDPS from the exons ATGGCCTTCAGCAAGGGATATCGCATCTACCACaagctggacccccccccctacagtGTCATAGTGGAAACCAGGAGCCGGGAAGAATGCCTCATGTTTGAATCCGGCGCCGTCGCTGTTCTGT CGGCGGCAGAGAAGGAGGCCATTAAAAACTCCTACGCCAAGATCCTCGATGCTTATGGCGTCCTGGGCGTCCTCCGCCTGAACCTGG GGGACTCCATGCTCCACAGTCTGGTGGTTGTGACAGGATGCAGCTCTGTGGGGAAGGTGCAGGACTCTGAGGTTTTCAGGGTCACACAGACAGACTTTATATCCCTGAATAATGATCCAGGGGACGAAGACCGGATCGCTGAAGTGCGAAAGGTCTTGAACTCTGGACACTTCTACTTTGCCTGGTCTGCCACTGGTGTCAGCATGGACTTGAGTCTCAATGCACATCGCAGGATCCTAGAGGACACTACGGATAACCGCTTCTTTTG GAACCAATCTCTGCACCTGCACCTGAAGCACTACGGAGTGAACTGCGACGACTGGCTCCTGAGGCTGATGTGTGGTGGTGTGGAGGTCAGGACCATCTATGCAGGCCACAAACAGGCCAAGGCCTGCATCTTCTCCCGCCTCAGCTCGGAGCGGGCCGGCACTCGATTCAACGTCCGAGGAACCAACGACGACGGACAGGTGGCCAACTTTGTGGAGACTGAACAG GTTATTTTCCTGGATGACAAAGTCTCGTCCTTCATACAGATCCGTGGGTCCATTCCCCTTTTCTGGGAACAGCCAGGAATCCAG GTCGGTTCTCATCGTGTCAAACTCTCGAGGGGATTCGAGGCAAATGCTCCAGCCTTCGAAAG GCACTTTACAGCACTGCGGAGGTTGTACGGCAAACAGGTGATCATCAACCTGCTCGGGGGTAAGGAAGGGGAACACATGCTCAGCAAAGCTTTTCAG agTCACCTGAAGGCATCAGAGCACACGGCGGCTGTGAAGATGGTTAACTTTGACTACCATCAAAATGTGAAGGGGGGCAAAGCAGACAAACTCCACAGTGTCCTCAAACCTTACCTCACCAAGTTCATCGACGAGTGTGGCTTCTTCTACTACTCTGGAGAGACCGGCATTGTGAG GACTCAGGGTGGGACCCTTAGGACCAACTGCCTGGACTGCTTGGATAGAACCAACAGTGTCCAGGCCTTCTTTGCACTGGAG ATGCTGCCgaagcagctggaggaaatGAGTCTCACAGAGAAGCCCCAGCTGGTGGCCAGGTTCCAGGAGGTCTTCAGGACCATGTGGTCTGCCAATGGGGACTCCGTCAGTAAGATCTACGCGGGGACCGGTGCCCTGGATGGCAAGGCCAAG GCGGGGAAGCTAAAAGATGGCGCTCGCTCTGTGACCAGGACCATCCAGAACAACTTCTTTGACAGCTCCAAGCAGGAGGCCATCGACATCCTGAGGCTGGGCTCCACGCTCAACAGTGACTTGGCAGATAAGGCTCGGGCCTTGCTCACCACTTCCAGTCTTTATG CCTCCCCAAGAGTATTGCTGGGAATGTGTCAGAACCACCATAAATACACAAGGCCCAAGCAGATCCGGGTGTGCGTCGGCACCTGGAATGTCAACGGGGGTAAACAATTTCGCAGCATTGCCTTCCGCAACCAGACTCTCAACGACTGGCTGTTGGACGCTCCAAAGAAGGCGGGGCATCCTGAGTTCCAGG ACAGCAAAGCAAACCCCATAGATATCTTTGCCATCGGTTTTGAGGAAATGGTCGAACTAAATGCTGGAAATATCGTCAGTGCCAG CACTACGAACCAGAAACTGTGGGCCGCTGAgctacaaaaaaacatttcgcGGGACCACAAGTATGTGCTGCTTGCTTCAGAGCAGCTGGTgggagtgtgtctgtttgtcttcatccgCCCGCAGCACGCGCCCTTCATCAG GGACGTTGCTGTTGATACTGTCAAGACTGGCATGGGCGGGGCCACAGGCAACAAAGGAGGTGTGGCCATCCGCCTGCTCTTCCATACCACCAGCATCTGCTTCGTCTGCTCCCACTTTGCAGCCGGCCAGTCACAGGTCAAGGAGAGGAATGACGACTACAGCGAGATCACACGCAGACTCACCTTCcccatg GGTCGTCTGCTGTACTCGCACGACTACGTTTTCTGGTGCGGGGACTTCAACTATCGAATCAGCATGCCCAACGAGGAAGTGAAAGAGCTGATCAAACAGCAGAACTGGGATGCCTTGACAGCTGGGGACCAGTTGTTGGACCAGAAGAATGCTGGTTTG GTGTTCCGGGGTTTCATCGAGGGGAAGTTGGATTTTGCTCCCACCTATAAATATGACCTCTTCTCTGAAGATTATGACACCAGTGAGAAGTGCCGCACACCAGCCTGGACTGACCGCATCCTCTGGAAGAGGAGAAAGTGGAACTTTAACCAAACAG CTGAGGCGATGAATGTAGTAGGAGCAGCTTCTACATCTGGGGAGACCGACGACGATCCAGATAACCCCTGGAGCGCTGGCACTCTGAAGTACTATGGCAGGGCTGAGCTTAAGACCTCGGACCACAG GCCCGTTGTTTCCATAATAGACGTGGACATCCTGGAGGTCGACCCGGAGGCGCGGCACCAGGTCTACAAGGAAGTCATTGCCCTGCAGGGGCCTCCGGACGGCACCATCCTGGTGTCGCTCTGCTCCTCCGGCCCGGACGACTACTTTGACGATGCTCTCATAGACGAGCTGCTGGACAAGTTTGCTCAATTCGGAGAGGTCATCCTCATCAG GTTTGTCGAGGAGAAGATGTGGGTGACTTTCCTGGAAGGTTACTCTGCTCTCGCTGCGCTTTCTCTCAGCGCTTCCACT GTCCTCGGCAAGATGCTCGACATCCGTCTGAAGAGTCCCGGCTGGATCAAgagtctggaggaggagatgagtgTGGAGAGAATCTGTGGAAGCATCCCCACCTCTGCCAGCTCCACCCTGCTCGCCGAGGACACGGACATGGGCGATGATGATTATGACATGGAAG GGGATGTCGAagacgaggtggaggagatcCTCCCCCAGCATCTTCAGCCTGGAGCCGGCTCGGGCCCTGGatcctcccctctgccctccCCCCGCGGTAGTCCCtgtccctcccccacccacggAGAACCCGTGGCCCCCGGCAGGTCTGGTCGCGGAGGACAACCGTCCCGTCCATCACAAG AAGATTTAAGCCCGTCACCAGTGAGGAGAGAATTTCCAG gGCCTCCTGTTGACTTCCAGCCTGGTGCCCCCACATCTCTAGAGCCCAAACGCCCGCCCCCGCCTCGTCCCCACGCCCCCCCAGCCAGACCAGCACCTCCCCAGCGCCCACCGCCACCTTCAG ACTGTGGCGAGTTTCCCAGCCCACTGTTTGGTAGGAGAGGCAGTCAAG GAGCAAAAAGCCCCGCTCTCCCTCGGCCAGATGCAG ACTGGGGCGAGTTTCCCAGCCCACTGTTTGGTAGGAGAGGCAGTCACGGTAACTGGCCAGGCG GAGCAAAAAGCCCCGCTCTCCCTCGGCCAGATGCAG CTCGAGGTCAGGTGGCAGTGGGAGCTCCTGGACCTGGAGGTGCTCCCAGACCC AATATCCCTCCTCGAGCCGGGGTAATCAGTGTGCCTCCTCAGTCTCGCCCGCAACCTCCCTCTCATCCCGGAGCACCCAGACCCATCCCGGAGGTGCATCCCGGGGCCCCTCGGCCCATCCCAGACACCCACCCTGGAGCCCCTCGACCTGTGGCCACTGGCCAGGTCAAACCGACTGACCTTCCTCTGG GTCCCCCCTCCTCGGGCCCCCCTCCTGCAGAGCCCGCTGCAGCAAGACCCCAGGCTCCATCCCCTATGCAGGCACCCATGCAGCCCCAAAAAGCCGCCCCTACGGCTCAGGCTCCATCACCGATGCAGCCCCAGCCAGCCGCCCCTATGGGTCAGGCTCCATCGCCCATGCAGACGCCCATGCAGACGCCCATGCAGACGCCCATGCAGCCCCAACAAGCGACCCCTACGGGTCAGGTTCCATCGGCCATGCAGCCCCAACACGCCGGCCCTACGGTTCAGCTCCCACCACCGATGCAGCCCACGTACTCACAGCCACAGCAGGCCCCTAAAGCGGGGCCCCTCGCCGCCGCCACGGCTGGCTCTCCACAAGGTCTGTCCTCTCCTAAGGCCCCGCCTCGTTCCCgctcctctcacgctctgcCACCTGATGCTGCCAAGTCCGAGACGGCCCCGGCTATGCAG ACCAACGGACTGAATGGAATCCAAAGAGAAGCACAATGGAAGCCCGACCCCCTCGACACACTTGCTTctggtttcctctcctcctcctcctcctcgtcctcctcgttctcctcgtCCTGGCACACCACCCAGTCTCTGACCCGGGGCTCCTCCCTgcgctctcccccctctgctccctcgTCCACGGCCGCCGCCTcctgccctctccctccctccacctccttccatccctccgCTCTCTATCCGTCGTcgtccccctccttctccctttccaCCCCGTCCCCCGTCGTCGCCGCCTCCTTGCTCCCGCCTCCTCCGGCGCCGTCTCGCAGCCGCTCGCAGGAGACGCTGCGCGCCTCCCCCGGCCCCTTCCTGACCGACCCGCTGCCCGCCCGCCCGAACAGCACCAATCCCTTCACAGGCCCCGTGCCGCTTCAGCAGCACCGCCGCCCGCTCACGCCGGACTTCAGCGTCCAGCGTCCCGCCCCGACGCCCAGCGTTCAGAGGACCACGTCCGCTCTCTCCCAACCACTCGTCCCCGCCGCGCACGCCTTCCAGCTCCAGAGGGCCGCGTCCCTGTTCGACCCGCCATCCGCTGTTCCTTCGGCGCCGGCCCCTCTGCTCCCCGCCGGCCCGTCCCCTTTCCCCTCCCTGCCGCTGGCGCCGGCCGCGTGCATCCCGCCCGTCCTCGCGCCCCGTCGCCAGCCGTCTCCTCCGGGGGGGAAACCGAAGCCGCGCTGGGTCACTTTTGACGACGATTTGGACTTTCGACCTCCGACCAAAGGGCCGCAGGCCCCCGTCCTCCCCGCCAGCTACCTAGTGCCCCAAATTCTGCCCTCGAGCTTCGTGTTTGACTCCGAGCCCGACTGGTTGACCTCGGCCCCTTCGGTGTTCCCGACCCTACCTCCTCCCACCCCGAGTAGAACTGTGAACAGTAACGCGAAGCCCCCAGGGGGCCCCGGCAGCGACTGCTTCCCCCCCAGGGATCCCTCTTAA